In a single window of the Streptomyces sp. NBC_00094 genome:
- a CDS encoding pitrilysin family protein: MPMGHTATAEAGSGGLTATEHRLANGLRVVLSEDHLTPVAAVCLWYDVGSRHEVEGRTGLAHLFEHLMFQGSKQVHGNGHFELVQGAGGSLNGTTSFERTNYFETMPTHQLELALWLEADRMGSLLAALDDESMENQRDVVKNERRQRYDNVPYGTAFEKLTALAYPEGHPYHHTPIGSMADLDAATLEDARNFFRTYYAPNNAVLSVVGDIDPEQTLAWVEKYFGSIASHDGKLPPRDGSLPDVIGEQLREVVEEEVPARALMAAYRLPHDGTRECDAADLALTVLGGGESSRLHNRLVRRDRTAVAAGFGLLRLAGAPSLGWLDVKTSGGVEVPQIEAAVDEELARFAAEGPTPEEMERAQAQLEREWLDRLGTVAGRADELCRFAVLFGDPQLALTAVDRVLDITAEEVQAVAAAKLRPDNRAVLVYEPVSTEQSDSDEEEGADQ, from the coding sequence ATGCCCATGGGTCACACGGCCACGGCCGAGGCCGGCTCCGGCGGCCTGACAGCGACCGAGCACCGGTTGGCGAACGGCCTGCGCGTGGTGCTCTCGGAGGACCACCTGACCCCGGTCGCCGCGGTCTGCCTCTGGTACGACGTCGGTTCGCGCCACGAGGTCGAGGGCCGCACGGGCCTCGCCCACCTCTTCGAGCACCTGATGTTCCAGGGTTCGAAGCAGGTCCACGGGAACGGGCACTTCGAGCTCGTGCAGGGCGCGGGCGGCTCGCTCAACGGCACGACGAGCTTCGAGCGCACCAACTACTTCGAGACCATGCCCACCCACCAGCTGGAGCTCGCGCTCTGGCTGGAGGCGGACCGCATGGGCTCGCTGCTCGCCGCCCTGGACGACGAGTCCATGGAGAACCAGCGGGACGTCGTCAAGAACGAGCGCCGCCAGCGCTACGACAACGTGCCGTACGGCACGGCCTTCGAGAAGCTGACCGCGCTGGCCTACCCGGAGGGCCACCCGTACCACCACACGCCGATCGGCTCCATGGCGGACCTGGACGCGGCCACGCTGGAGGACGCGCGCAACTTCTTCCGCACGTACTACGCGCCGAACAACGCGGTGCTGTCCGTCGTCGGCGACATCGACCCGGAGCAGACCCTCGCGTGGGTCGAGAAGTACTTCGGCTCGATCGCCTCCCACGACGGCAAGCTGCCCCCGCGCGACGGCTCGCTGCCCGACGTCATCGGCGAGCAGCTGCGTGAGGTCGTCGAGGAGGAGGTCCCGGCCCGCGCGCTGATGGCCGCCTACCGGCTGCCGCACGACGGCACGCGCGAGTGCGACGCCGCCGACCTGGCCCTGACGGTCCTCGGTGGCGGCGAGTCCTCCCGTCTGCACAACCGTCTGGTCCGCCGTGACCGTACGGCCGTCGCCGCCGGTTTCGGCCTGCTGCGGCTCGCGGGGGCGCCCTCGCTCGGCTGGCTGGACGTCAAGACCTCGGGCGGTGTCGAGGTCCCGCAGATCGAGGCCGCCGTCGACGAGGAGCTGGCCCGCTTCGCCGCCGAGGGTCCGACGCCCGAGGAGATGGAGCGCGCGCAGGCCCAGTTGGAGCGCGAGTGGCTCGACCGGCTCGGCACCGTCGCGGGCCGCGCCGACGAACTGTGCCGGTTCGCCGTGCTGTTCGGTGACCCGCAGCTCGCCCTCACGGCCGTCGACCGGGTCCTGGACATCACCGCCGAGGAGGTGCAGGCGGTCGCCGCGGCCAAGCTGCGCCCCGACAACCGCGCGGTGCTCGTCTACGAGCCGGTCAGCACCGAACAGAGCGACAGCGACGAGGAAGAGGGAGCGGACCAGTGA
- a CDS encoding HPr family phosphocarrier protein, with translation MAERRVNVGWAEGLHARPASIFVRAATASGVPVTIAKSDGTPVNAASMLAVLGLGAQGGEEIVLASEADGAEIALDRLAKLVAEGLDELPETV, from the coding sequence ATGGCTGAGCGCCGCGTCAACGTCGGCTGGGCCGAGGGCCTCCACGCCCGCCCCGCGTCCATCTTCGTCCGTGCCGCCACGGCTTCCGGCGTTCCGGTGACGATCGCCAAGTCCGACGGCACCCCCGTGAACGCCGCGTCGATGCTCGCGGTGCTCGGCCTGGGCGCGCAGGGCGGCGAGGAGATCGTCCTCGCTTCGGAGGCCGACGGCGCCGAGATCGCGCTGGACCGTCTCGCGAAGCTGGTCGCCGAGGGTCTCGACGAGCTCCCCGAGACCGTCTGA
- a CDS encoding M23 family metallopeptidase, whose product MAFTRATGKHRGPSRMARRSVGIAGVATLATTGVIGTFASPALAADTDNRSVEDTGLTQVITEDSLSDRIDAQAAAQEQEAFEAVAKAKVQAEARAEAKRKAEARAKEVREERERAAREAERRRLNSFQLPVAGSYVTTGYKTGGSLWSSGSHSGIDFHASYGSRVVSVGSGTVVEAGWGGAYGNNIVIRMNDGTYTQYGHLSSIGVYVGQTVEPGQQIGVSGSSGNSTGPHLHFEARTGSEYGSDLNPISYLRSRGVSL is encoded by the coding sequence ATGGCGTTCACCCGTGCCACCGGGAAGCATCGTGGTCCGAGCCGGATGGCGCGCCGCAGCGTGGGCATCGCCGGTGTCGCGACGCTCGCCACCACCGGCGTCATCGGAACCTTCGCTTCCCCGGCGCTCGCCGCCGACACGGACAACCGCTCCGTCGAGGACACCGGCCTCACGCAGGTGATCACCGAGGACTCCCTCTCGGACCGGATCGACGCCCAGGCCGCCGCCCAGGAGCAGGAGGCCTTCGAGGCCGTCGCCAAGGCGAAGGTCCAGGCCGAGGCCCGTGCGGAGGCGAAGCGCAAGGCCGAGGCCCGCGCCAAGGAGGTCCGCGAGGAGAGGGAGCGCGCAGCCCGCGAGGCCGAGCGCCGCCGCCTCAACTCCTTCCAGCTCCCCGTGGCCGGTTCGTACGTGACCACCGGCTACAAGACCGGTGGCTCGCTCTGGTCCTCCGGCAGCCACTCCGGCATCGACTTCCACGCGTCCTACGGCAGCCGGGTCGTCTCCGTCGGCTCCGGCACCGTCGTCGAGGCCGGCTGGGGCGGCGCGTACGGCAACAACATCGTGATCCGGATGAACGACGGCACGTACACCCAGTACGGGCACCTCTCGTCCATCGGGGTCTACGTCGGCCAGACCGTCGAGCCCGGCCAGCAGATAGGCGTCTCGGGATCGAGCGGCAACTCGACCGGCCCGCACCTCCACTTCGAGGCCCGGACCGGCTCCGAGTACGGCTCGGACCTGAACCCGATCTCCTACCTCCGCTCCCGGGGCGTCAGTCTCTGA
- a CDS encoding GTP-binding protein, which produces MSTQQIPVVVLAGFLGAGKTTLLNHLLRSARGTRIGVMVNDFGDIGIDAMTVAGQVGSTVSLGNGCLCCAVDASELDEYLEVLTRPESRLDVIVIEASGLAEPQELVRMVLASENERIVYGGLVQVVDAAEFDTTRRLHPETDRHLAIADLVVVNKADQVPEDRLRAVRETVTGLAGRAAVVEASHGRVEPELLFDRVVPEGEIEGQMSIEDVLYGPEDDAEAHPHAAYETLSLTAATPLHPRRLMDFLDARPEGLYRIKGFVDLGAADPVNRYTVHAVGRFLRFYPEPWPAGEERLTQLVLIGSGIDAAGLRKELAGCALNGPQDAPDEHSMWGVLRYVRQTEEEPDES; this is translated from the coding sequence TTGAGCACGCAGCAGATCCCCGTCGTCGTCCTCGCCGGGTTTCTCGGGGCGGGGAAGACCACGCTCCTCAACCACCTGCTGCGCAGCGCCCGGGGCACCCGTATCGGGGTCATGGTCAACGACTTCGGGGACATCGGCATCGACGCGATGACGGTCGCCGGGCAGGTCGGGTCCACCGTCTCGCTCGGCAACGGCTGTCTGTGCTGCGCGGTCGACGCGAGCGAGCTCGACGAGTACCTGGAGGTCCTGACCCGGCCCGAGTCCCGGCTCGACGTGATCGTGATCGAGGCCAGCGGCCTCGCCGAGCCGCAGGAACTGGTCCGCATGGTGCTCGCCAGCGAGAACGAGCGGATCGTCTACGGCGGACTCGTCCAGGTCGTCGACGCGGCCGAGTTCGACACCACCCGGCGGCTTCATCCCGAGACCGACAGGCACCTCGCCATCGCCGACCTCGTGGTCGTCAACAAGGCCGACCAGGTCCCGGAGGACCGGCTGCGGGCCGTCCGGGAGACGGTGACGGGCCTCGCGGGGCGGGCCGCCGTGGTCGAGGCGTCCCACGGGCGGGTCGAGCCGGAGCTGCTCTTCGACCGGGTGGTGCCCGAGGGCGAGATCGAGGGCCAGATGTCGATCGAGGACGTCCTGTACGGTCCCGAGGACGACGCGGAGGCCCATCCGCACGCGGCGTACGAGACGCTCTCCCTGACCGCCGCGACCCCACTGCACCCGCGCCGGCTCATGGACTTCCTGGACGCGCGGCCCGAGGGCCTCTACCGGATCAAGGGCTTCGTCGACCTCGGCGCCGCCGACCCGGTCAACCGCTACACCGTGCACGCGGTCGGCCGCTTCCTGCGCTTCTACCCCGAGCCGTGGCCGGCCGGCGAGGAGCGGCTCACCCAGCTCGTCCTGATCGGCTCCGGCATCGACGCGGCCGGTCTCCGCAAGGAGCTCGCCGGATGCGCGCTGAACGGTCCGCAGGACGCCCCCGACGAGCACAGCATGTGGGGCGTCCTGCGGTACGTGCGACAGACGGAGGAAGAGCCGGACGAGAGCTAG
- a CDS encoding DNA topoisomerase (ATP-hydrolyzing) subunit A: MARRSTKTPPPDDAYEERILDIDVVDEMQGSFLEYAYSVIYSRALPDARDGMKPVQRRIVYQMGEMGLRPERGFVKCARVVGEVMGKLHPHGDASIYDAMVRMAQPFSMRLPLVDGHGNFGSLGNDDPPAAMRYTESRMAPAALLMTESIDEDTVDFTPNYDGQEQEPVALPAAYPNLLVNGASGIAVGMATNMPPHNLGEVIAAARHLIRHPNADLETLMRFVPGPDLPTGGRIVGLAGIKDAYESGRGSFKIRATTTVDNVTARRKGIVVTELPFTVGPEKVISKIKDLVGSKKLQGIADVKDLTDRNHGLRLVIEIKNGFVPEAVLEQLYKLTPMEESFGINNVALVDGQPLTLGLKELLEVYLDHRFEVVRRRSEFRRSKKRDRLHLVEGLLVALLDIDEVIRIIRESDNSAQAKERLMERFSLSEIQTQYILDTPLRRLTKFDRIELETERDRLNGEIDELTGILDSDAELRKLVSTELASVAKKFANDRRTVLLESAGAPVAAVPLEVADDPCRVLLSSTGLLARTATAELPPVDPDAPRTKHDLIVSAVAATQRGDVGAVTSDGRLLRIAVIDLPQLPDTAATPNLAGGAPLSEFLSLEADESVVCLTTLDESSPGLALGTLQGVVKRVVPDYPANKDELEVITLKDGDRIVGAAELRTGEEDLVFITSDAQLLRYPAAQVRPQGRPAGGMAGVKLTAGAEVLSFTAVDPAADAVVFTVAGSTGTLDAAAGTSAKLTPFDQYPRKGRATGGVRCQRFLKGEDVLILAWAGTTPARAAQKNGTPVPLPEVDPRRDGSGTPLPQPVEVVASPA, encoded by the coding sequence ATGGCCCGCCGCAGCACGAAGACACCGCCGCCGGACGACGCGTACGAGGAGAGGATCCTCGACATCGACGTCGTCGACGAGATGCAGGGCTCCTTCCTCGAGTACGCGTACTCGGTGATCTACTCTCGCGCGCTCCCCGACGCCCGCGACGGCATGAAGCCCGTCCAGCGCCGCATCGTCTACCAGATGGGCGAGATGGGGCTCCGCCCCGAGCGCGGGTTCGTCAAGTGCGCCCGTGTCGTCGGCGAGGTGATGGGCAAGCTCCACCCGCACGGCGACGCGTCGATCTACGACGCCATGGTCCGCATGGCACAGCCCTTCTCCATGCGGCTCCCCCTCGTCGACGGCCACGGAAACTTCGGTTCCCTCGGCAACGACGACCCGCCGGCCGCCATGCGTTACACCGAGTCGCGGATGGCGCCGGCCGCGCTGCTCATGACCGAGTCCATCGACGAGGACACGGTCGACTTCACGCCGAACTACGACGGCCAGGAGCAGGAGCCGGTGGCACTGCCCGCCGCCTACCCGAACCTGCTGGTCAACGGCGCGTCCGGGATCGCGGTCGGCATGGCGACCAACATGCCCCCGCACAACCTCGGCGAGGTGATCGCGGCGGCCCGCCACCTGATCCGCCACCCGAACGCCGACCTCGAGACGCTGATGCGCTTCGTGCCCGGCCCCGACCTGCCCACCGGCGGACGGATCGTCGGCCTCGCGGGCATCAAGGACGCGTACGAGTCGGGTCGCGGCTCCTTCAAGATCCGCGCCACGACGACCGTGGACAACGTGACGGCGCGCCGCAAGGGCATCGTCGTGACCGAGCTGCCCTTCACGGTCGGCCCCGAGAAGGTCATCTCCAAGATCAAGGACCTCGTCGGCTCCAAGAAGCTCCAGGGCATCGCGGACGTCAAGGACCTCACCGACCGCAACCACGGCCTGCGGCTCGTCATCGAGATCAAGAACGGCTTCGTGCCGGAGGCGGTCCTGGAGCAGCTCTACAAGCTGACGCCGATGGAGGAGTCCTTCGGCATCAACAACGTGGCGCTGGTCGACGGCCAGCCGCTCACGCTCGGCCTCAAGGAGCTCCTGGAGGTCTACCTCGACCACCGCTTCGAGGTCGTCCGCCGCCGCTCCGAGTTCCGCCGGTCCAAGAAGCGCGACCGTCTGCACCTGGTCGAGGGCCTGCTCGTCGCGCTCCTCGACATCGACGAGGTCATCCGGATCATCCGGGAGAGCGACAACTCCGCACAGGCGAAGGAGCGCCTGATGGAGCGCTTCTCGCTGAGCGAGATCCAGACGCAGTACATCCTGGACACGCCGCTGCGCCGCCTCACCAAGTTCGACCGCATCGAGCTGGAGACCGAGCGCGACCGGCTCAACGGCGAGATCGACGAGCTGACCGGGATCCTCGACTCCGACGCGGAGCTGCGGAAGCTGGTCTCGACGGAACTGGCCTCGGTCGCCAAGAAGTTCGCCAACGACCGGCGGACCGTCCTGCTCGAATCGGCGGGCGCGCCCGTCGCGGCCGTACCCCTGGAGGTCGCGGACGACCCCTGCCGGGTGCTGCTCTCCTCGACCGGTCTGCTGGCCCGTACGGCGACGGCGGAGCTGCCGCCGGTCGACCCGGACGCCCCGCGGACCAAGCACGACCTGATCGTGTCGGCGGTGGCCGCCACCCAGCGCGGGGACGTCGGTGCGGTGACGTCCGACGGCCGGCTGCTGCGGATCGCGGTGATCGACCTGCCGCAGCTCCCGGACACCGCGGCCACGCCGAACCTCGCGGGCGGCGCGCCGCTCTCGGAGTTCCTGTCCCTGGAGGCGGACGAGTCGGTGGTCTGCCTGACCACGCTCGACGAGTCATCGCCGGGTCTCGCGCTCGGCACGCTGCAGGGCGTGGTGAAGCGCGTCGTGCCGGACTACCCGGCGAACAAGGACGAGCTGGAGGTCATCACGCTCAAGGACGGTGACCGGATCGTCGGCGCGGCCGAGCTGCGGACGGGCGAGGAGGACCTGGTCTTCATCACCTCCGACGCCCAGCTCCTGCGCTACCCGGCCGCGCAGGTACGGCCGCAGGGCCGGCCGGCCGGTGGCATGGCGGGCGTCAAGCTGACCGCGGGAGCCGAGGTGCTCTCGTTCACAGCCGTGGACCCGGCGGCGGACGCCGTGGTCTTCACCGTGGCGGGCTCCACCGGGACGCTGGATGCCGCGGCGGGTACGTCGGCGAAGCTGACCCCCTTCGACCAGTACCCGCGCAAGGGCCGCGCGACGGGCGGTGTCCGCTGCCAGCGGTTCCTGAAGGGCGAGGACGTCCTGATCCTGGCCTGGGCGGGCACCACGCCGGCCCGGGCCGCGCAGAAGAACGGGACCCCGGTGCCGCTGCCGGAGGTGGACCCGCGCCGCGACGGCTCGGGCACCCCGCTGCCCCAGCCGGTGGAGGTGGTGGCGAGCCCGGCCTGA
- a CDS encoding pitrilysin family protein, whose product MDFHPQPRPGVARPWAFPAPDRGALTNGLTVLTSHRPGQQVVAVEIFLPAPLDAEPAGLDGVATIMARALFEGTDQRTAEEFAADLERCGATLDAHADHPGVRVSLEVPVSRLPKALGLVSEALIAPAFLESEVERLVRNRLDEIPHESANPARRAAKQLSKELFPAESRMSRPRQGTEETVVAIDAAAVRAFYEAYVRPGTATAVVVGDLTGVDLDKVLAETLGAWTGEPAEPLPMPPITADDTGRVVIVDRPGAVQTQLLIGRIGADRHDRVWAAQILGTYCLGGTLTSRLDRVLREEKGYTYGVRAFGQVLRSDAEGNGASMLAISGSIDTPNTGPALDDLWKVLRTLAAEGLTDAERETAVQNLVGVAPLKYETAASVAGTLADQVEQHLPDDYQARLYALLAETGTVEATAAVVNAFPVDRLVTVLVGDAAQIAEPVRALGIGEVTVVAG is encoded by the coding sequence ATGGACTTCCACCCGCAGCCGCGGCCGGGTGTCGCCAGGCCGTGGGCCTTCCCCGCCCCGGACCGGGGGGCGCTGACCAACGGGCTGACGGTCCTGACCAGTCACCGTCCCGGCCAGCAGGTCGTCGCCGTGGAGATCTTCCTGCCGGCTCCGCTGGACGCCGAGCCGGCAGGTCTCGACGGTGTCGCCACGATCATGGCCCGCGCGCTCTTCGAGGGCACGGACCAGCGCACCGCCGAGGAGTTCGCGGCCGACCTGGAGCGCTGCGGCGCCACGCTCGACGCGCACGCGGACCACCCGGGCGTACGGGTCTCCCTGGAGGTCCCGGTCTCCCGGCTGCCCAAGGCGCTCGGGCTGGTCTCCGAGGCCCTGATCGCCCCGGCGTTCCTGGAGAGCGAGGTGGAGCGCCTGGTGCGCAACCGCCTCGACGAGATCCCGCACGAGTCGGCCAACCCGGCCCGCCGCGCTGCCAAGCAGCTCTCCAAGGAGCTCTTCCCGGCCGAGTCCCGGATGTCCCGGCCGCGCCAGGGCACGGAGGAGACGGTCGTCGCGATCGACGCCGCCGCGGTCCGCGCCTTCTACGAGGCGTACGTCCGCCCCGGCACGGCCACCGCCGTGGTCGTCGGCGATCTGACGGGCGTGGACCTGGACAAGGTCCTGGCCGAGACCCTGGGCGCCTGGACCGGCGAGCCGGCCGAGCCGCTCCCGATGCCGCCGATCACCGCCGACGACACCGGACGGGTCGTCATCGTGGACCGGCCCGGCGCCGTCCAGACGCAGTTGCTCATCGGCCGGATCGGTGCGGACCGGCACGACAGGGTCTGGGCCGCCCAGATCCTGGGCACGTACTGCCTCGGTGGCACGCTCACCTCGCGTCTCGACCGGGTCCTGCGCGAGGAGAAGGGCTACACGTACGGCGTGCGGGCCTTCGGGCAGGTGCTCCGCTCCGACGCCGAGGGGAACGGCGCGTCGATGCTCGCCATCAGCGGCTCGATCGACACGCCCAACACCGGCCCGGCACTTGACGACCTGTGGAAGGTGCTGCGGACCCTCGCCGCGGAGGGCCTCACGGACGCCGAGCGCGAGACGGCCGTGCAGAACCTGGTGGGTGTGGCTCCGCTCAAGTACGAGACGGCCGCCTCGGTCGCCGGGACGCTCGCCGACCAGGTGGAGCAGCATCTCCCGGACGACTACCAGGCCCGGTTGTACGCGCTCCTCGCCGAGACCGGCACCGTGGAGGCGACCGCGGCCGTGGTCAACGCCTTCCCGGTGGACCGGCTCGTCACCGTGCTCGTGGGCGACGCGGCGCAGATCGCGGAGCCGGTGCGCGCGCTCGGCATCGGTGAAGTCACCGTCGTGGCAGGCTGA
- a CDS encoding GntR family transcriptional regulator translates to MRVPAQSVCTAIRDDIVSGVFERGGRLTEEQLARRYGVSRVPVREALRTLESEGFVVTRRHAGAHVAEPTEQEAADLLDMRALLEPLGAARAAQRRTEAHLKVLRGLVRLGQERARRGQGEDLRSLGGWFHETLAQASGSPALTALLTQLRHKIAWMYAVDQPVQPVEAWSEHGAIVDAVARGDAERARALTALHAERSLALHRLKRPERGRVRVSQHVVNTASGRN, encoded by the coding sequence ATGCGCGTTCCCGCGCAATCGGTATGCACGGCGATCCGGGACGACATCGTCTCCGGTGTCTTCGAGCGGGGAGGGCGGCTGACCGAGGAGCAGCTCGCCCGCCGCTACGGGGTCTCCCGTGTCCCGGTCCGCGAGGCCCTGCGCACCCTGGAGTCCGAGGGCTTCGTCGTCACCCGTCGCCACGCCGGCGCCCATGTCGCCGAGCCCACCGAGCAGGAGGCGGCCGATCTGCTCGACATGCGGGCGCTGCTCGAACCCCTGGGGGCCGCCCGTGCCGCGCAGCGGCGCACCGAGGCGCACCTGAAGGTGTTGCGCGGCCTGGTCAGGCTGGGTCAGGAGCGGGCCAGGCGGGGCCAGGGCGAGGACCTGCGCTCGCTCGGCGGCTGGTTCCACGAGACGCTCGCGCAGGCTTCGGGCAGCCCGGCCCTGACGGCGCTGCTCACCCAGCTACGGCACAAGATCGCCTGGATGTACGCGGTCGATCAGCCCGTCCAGCCCGTGGAGGCCTGGTCGGAGCACGGCGCCATCGTGGACGCCGTCGCGCGCGGTGACGCCGAGCGGGCCAGAGCGCTGACGGCCCTGCATGCCGAGCGCTCGTTGGCGCTGCATCGGCTCAAAAGGCCCGAGCGCGGCCGTGTGAGGGTTTCGCAACATGTCGTCAACACGGCGAGCGGTCGGAATTAA